A region from the Sulfurospirillum oryzae genome encodes:
- the miaB gene encoding tRNA (N6-isopentenyl adenosine(37)-C2)-methylthiotransferase MiaB, translated as MLEEKKLYIETLGCAMNVRDSEHIIAELGDRENYVLTSSVQEADLILINTCSVREKPVSKLFSEIGKYNLQKKEGAKIGVCGCTASHLGKEIFRRAPYVSFVIGARNVSKISTAVNTEKFLSVDTDYDESTYAFGEYRNSLYKAFVNISIGCDKKCTYCIVPQTRGDEISIPAELIINEARKAAQNGAKEIFLLGQNVNNYGKRFSGNVQYNMDFSDLLNQISEIPEVERIRFTSPHPLHMDDKFLETFANNPKVCKSMHMPLQSGSTHILEQMRRGYSKEWFLNRALKLREMIPDVSISTDIIVAFPGESEADFEDTLDVMRQVKFEQIFAFKYSPRPLTKAAEFTNQIDSEIGSARLERLQLLQDEILDEIAEAHLNKIYPVYIDELRNSGFLAGRSDNNALVQIKGDESLLGQTVNIKITNPKRLSLYGEIVL; from the coding sequence ATTTTAGAGGAAAAAAAGCTTTATATAGAGACCCTCGGTTGCGCGATGAATGTGCGGGACTCTGAGCACATCATCGCAGAACTTGGGGATAGAGAAAATTATGTTTTAACGAGTAGTGTACAAGAAGCGGATCTGATTTTGATCAATACGTGTAGTGTGCGCGAAAAACCTGTCAGTAAACTTTTTTCAGAGATCGGCAAGTACAATCTTCAAAAAAAAGAGGGCGCCAAAATTGGTGTGTGCGGATGCACCGCAAGCCATTTGGGTAAAGAGATTTTTAGACGTGCTCCTTATGTCAGTTTTGTCATCGGTGCGCGCAATGTTTCCAAAATTTCTACCGCCGTCAATACCGAAAAATTTTTAAGTGTCGACACTGACTATGACGAAAGTACCTATGCCTTTGGCGAGTACCGTAACAGTCTTTATAAAGCATTCGTCAACATCTCGATTGGTTGTGATAAAAAATGTACCTACTGCATCGTTCCTCAAACAAGAGGTGATGAGATTTCTATTCCTGCTGAACTCATTATCAACGAAGCACGAAAAGCAGCTCAAAATGGAGCTAAAGAGATCTTTTTACTCGGGCAAAATGTTAATAATTATGGCAAACGCTTTAGTGGAAATGTTCAATATAATATGGATTTTTCAGATTTACTTAATCAAATTAGCGAAATCCCAGAAGTAGAGCGTATTCGTTTTACCTCTCCTCATCCATTGCACATGGACGATAAATTTCTAGAAACATTTGCTAATAATCCAAAAGTGTGCAAATCGATGCACATGCCATTGCAAAGTGGTTCGACGCATATTTTAGAGCAGATGCGAAGAGGTTATAGCAAAGAGTGGTTTTTAAACAGAGCGTTGAAATTACGTGAAATGATTCCTGATGTTTCAATCAGTACCGATATCATTGTGGCTTTTCCAGGGGAAAGTGAAGCAGATTTTGAAGATACGCTTGATGTAATGAGACAAGTGAAATTTGAGCAAATTTTTGCGTTTAAATATTCGCCAAGACCTCTAACAAAAGCAGCTGAGTTTACCAACCAAATTGACTCCGAAATAGGGTCCGCTAGACTGGAGCGGTTACAACTTCTTCAAGATGAAATTTTAGATGAGATTGCAGAAGCGCACCTTAATAAAATTTATCCCGTTTATATTGATGAACTTCGTAACAGTGGCTTTTTAGCAGGAAGAAGTGACAATAATGCGCTTGTTCAGATCAAGGGTGATGAAAGTTTACTAGGACAGACTGTGAACATTAAAATTACTAACCCTAAACGTCTCTCTCTTTATGGCGAAATTGTTCTCTAA
- the rimO gene encoding 30S ribosomal protein S12 methylthiotransferase RimO: MKKLHLVSLGCNKNLVDSEVMLGKLQAYELCDDPSKADVLIVNTCGFIGPAKQESLNTIFSLHETRKKGSVLVMAGCLTERYKEDLTQELKEVDLFTGVGDYDKIDEIIALRQNRFSPATYLQNEEERVITGSNAHAYIKLSEGCNQTCSFCAIPGFKGKLHSRTLESLVKEVKVLVSKGLYDFSFISQDSSSFLRDVGEKEGLIKLIDAVEQIEGVKSARILYLYPTTTSNALIERIIASPLFHNYFDMPIQHISDSMLKRMKRGAGRERIIEQLELMRKAPNSFIRTSFIVGHPGESEAEFQELLDFTKLFDFDRVNIFAYSDEEDTSAYEMEEKIDTKTINKRIKQLDKLVQAKTKKSFEKEVGKEVIILVEGESSEHEYFMGARELLWAPSIDGEVLVNDSDVENIEVGKCYRATITECAGDQLIATITTVA, encoded by the coding sequence TTGAAAAAATTACATCTCGTTTCACTAGGATGCAATAAAAACCTCGTTGACAGTGAAGTCATGTTAGGAAAACTTCAAGCGTACGAACTGTGCGATGATCCCTCTAAGGCTGACGTACTTATCGTCAATACCTGCGGCTTTATCGGACCTGCTAAACAAGAGAGTCTCAACACCATCTTCTCACTCCACGAAACACGCAAAAAAGGCTCTGTCCTTGTTATGGCAGGCTGTTTGACTGAACGCTATAAAGAAGATCTCACCCAAGAGCTTAAAGAGGTTGATCTTTTTACGGGTGTGGGTGATTATGACAAGATCGATGAGATCATCGCCCTTCGTCAAAACCGCTTTAGTCCCGCTACGTACTTACAAAACGAAGAGGAACGTGTGATTACAGGCTCCAATGCCCATGCATATATTAAACTCTCTGAAGGCTGCAATCAAACATGTAGCTTTTGTGCCATCCCTGGCTTTAAAGGTAAGCTTCACTCACGCACCCTTGAATCGCTTGTCAAAGAGGTAAAGGTACTCGTTTCAAAAGGCCTTTATGACTTTAGCTTTATCTCTCAAGACAGTAGCTCATTTTTGCGTGATGTGGGTGAAAAAGAGGGACTTATTAAACTCATTGATGCGGTTGAGCAAATTGAGGGCGTTAAGAGCGCGCGCATTTTGTACCTTTACCCAACGACAACGTCTAACGCTCTGATTGAGCGCATTATCGCCTCACCTCTGTTTCATAACTACTTTGACATGCCGATCCAACACATCAGCGACTCGATGCTCAAGCGCATGAAGCGAGGTGCTGGACGTGAGCGCATCATTGAACAGTTAGAGCTTATGCGAAAAGCACCCAATAGCTTTATTCGCACCAGTTTTATCGTAGGACATCCAGGAGAAAGTGAAGCAGAGTTTCAAGAGCTTCTGGACTTTACCAAATTGTTTGATTTTGACCGTGTTAACATCTTTGCTTATTCGGATGAAGAAGACACATCTGCTTACGAGATGGAAGAGAAAATCGACACTAAAACCATTAATAAACGCATTAAACAACTGGATAAGCTCGTCCAAGCCAAAACGAAAAAAAGCTTTGAAAAAGAGGTTGGTAAAGAGGTCATCATCTTAGTTGAAGGTGAAAGCAGTGAGCATGAGTATTTTATGGGAGCACGTGAGCTTCTATGGGCACCGAGCATTGATGGTGAGGTCTTGGTCAATGACTCCGATGTAGAGAATATTGAGGTCGGAAAATGTTACCGCGCAACCATCACCGAATGTGCTGGAGATCAACTCATTGCAACCATTACCACTGTTGCATGA
- a CDS encoding HP0268 family nuclease: MEIKLARNEINGKPKTITLEKVTEIIEKEGQKIFYFDKENSHKDLVSLVEHFEAQGFSVYLRDIRYGLGESDYMYEVHIL, translated from the coding sequence ATGGAAATCAAATTAGCAAGAAATGAAATTAATGGAAAACCAAAGACAATTACATTGGAGAAAGTAACTGAGATTATCGAAAAAGAGGGACAAAAGATTTTTTATTTTGATAAAGAGAACTCTCACAAAGACCTTGTAAGTTTAGTGGAACACTTTGAAGCGCAAGGTTTTAGCGTCTATTTAAGAGACATCCGTTACGGTTTAGGCGAAAGCGATTACATGTACGAAGTACATATTCTCTAA
- the tilS gene encoding tRNA lysidine(34) synthetase TilS — MQPLPLLHEATLTSLRRTKNLLAFSGGGDSTALFFLLLAHNIPFDIAHVNYQTREQSSVEEAYAKRLAEMYHKHLFSFTCKLENANFEHYAREERYTFFEAVIQEHGYENLLTAHHLGDQLEWFLMQLTRGAGLVEMLGMQEVESREHYTLMRPLLHVSKKKLQDYLEEHNITYFNDASNDSFKHLRNKFRHDYATPLIDAYEEGIAKSFAYLEEDRKRLLPHQPKRLKELFILPKDADDLINIRQIDKILKLLGILVSKAQRDEILKTESCVIGGKIAVCFEKERIFIAPYLKHDMEKHFKEVCRKARIPSKIRPYLYTSGIDPNVLR; from the coding sequence TTGCAACCATTACCACTGTTGCATGAAGCAACGCTAACTTCTTTACGTCGCACAAAAAACCTATTGGCATTCTCAGGCGGTGGTGACTCCACCGCCCTCTTCTTTTTACTGCTTGCCCATAACATTCCTTTTGATATTGCCCATGTTAACTACCAAACAAGAGAGCAAAGCAGTGTTGAAGAGGCGTATGCTAAAAGACTTGCAGAGATGTACCATAAACACCTTTTTAGCTTTACATGTAAACTTGAAAATGCCAATTTTGAGCATTATGCACGAGAAGAGCGTTACACTTTTTTTGAAGCTGTTATTCAAGAACATGGTTACGAGAATCTTCTTACGGCGCACCATTTGGGAGATCAACTGGAATGGTTTTTAATGCAACTCACCCGTGGAGCTGGACTTGTGGAAATGCTTGGGATGCAAGAAGTGGAAAGCAGAGAGCATTACACGCTTATGAGACCTCTTTTACATGTAAGCAAAAAAAAGCTTCAGGACTACCTAGAAGAACACAATATAACCTACTTCAACGATGCAAGTAATGACTCATTCAAACACTTACGCAACAAGTTCCGACATGATTACGCAACCCCACTCATCGATGCGTATGAAGAGGGAATTGCCAAAAGCTTTGCTTACTTAGAGGAAGATCGTAAGCGACTTTTACCCCATCAGCCTAAACGCCTTAAAGAGCTTTTTATACTACCAAAAGACGCTGATGACCTTATTAATATTCGGCAAATCGATAAAATACTCAAGCTTTTGGGTATCTTAGTTTCCAAAGCGCAAAGAGATGAGATTTTAAAAACAGAGTCTTGTGTTATCGGTGGAAAAATTGCAGTTTGTTTTGAAAAAGAGAGAATTTTTATAGCACCTTATCTTAAACACGATATGGAAAAGCACTTTAAAGAGGTATGTCGCAAAGCGCGCATTCCTTCCAAAATACGCCCCTACCTTTACACTTCTGGTATTGATCCTAATGTGTTGCGTTAA
- the nusA gene encoding transcription termination factor NusA yields MEKIVDIIESIAHEKGLDINEVKNTVTLALVKTAKRIYGAEYEYGAEIDPATKTLKLYQKVIVVAPDDERLLDGNENFIAIKEAKEVDPDIEIGDELTYELPLDNLGRTAAATLQKELEYHIQRLLENNIFEKYQKLVGKTVFGTVVRVDNDENTYIEIEEIRAVLPRKNRIKGEKFKVGNVVKSVIRKVLIDKSQGMYVELSRTSPKFLESLLELEVPEIKDELIKIIGSARIPGERAKIALSSLHPNIDAVGATVGTKGVRINAVSKELHNENIDCIEYSNIPEIFIARALSPAIISNVKIQNGKAIVTLPSDQKSKAIGKNGINIRLTSMLTGFEIELVESGSSTTSSESANDEQPERDPNALKNLFGGL; encoded by the coding sequence ATGGAAAAAATTGTAGACATTATAGAATCTATTGCCCATGAAAAAGGGCTGGACATTAACGAAGTTAAAAATACCGTCACCTTGGCATTGGTCAAGACTGCAAAACGAATTTATGGCGCAGAATACGAATACGGCGCGGAAATTGATCCCGCGACAAAAACACTTAAACTTTATCAAAAAGTCATCGTTGTTGCCCCTGATGATGAAAGACTTTTAGATGGAAATGAAAATTTTATTGCCATTAAAGAAGCCAAAGAAGTTGATCCTGACATCGAAATTGGCGATGAACTCACCTATGAGTTGCCACTCGATAATTTAGGAAGAACAGCAGCCGCAACCCTTCAAAAAGAACTTGAATACCACATTCAACGCTTGCTTGAAAATAATATTTTTGAAAAATACCAAAAACTTGTGGGTAAAACTGTTTTTGGAACCGTAGTGCGTGTGGATAATGATGAAAACACCTATATTGAAATCGAAGAAATCAGAGCCGTACTACCACGCAAAAACCGTATTAAGGGTGAGAAATTTAAAGTCGGTAATGTTGTTAAAAGCGTTATTCGTAAAGTTTTAATTGATAAATCTCAAGGCATGTATGTTGAGCTTTCACGTACAAGCCCAAAATTCTTAGAATCATTATTGGAGCTTGAAGTTCCTGAGATTAAAGATGAACTTATCAAAATTATCGGTAGTGCTAGAATTCCAGGAGAGCGTGCGAAGATAGCACTTAGTTCATTACATCCTAACATTGACGCTGTTGGTGCTACGGTTGGAACAAAAGGTGTGAGAATTAATGCGGTCAGTAAAGAGTTACACAATGAAAATATCGACTGTATTGAATACTCAAATATCCCTGAGATTTTTATTGCACGTGCTCTTTCACCTGCCATTATTTCTAATGTTAAAATTCAAAATGGCAAAGCGATTGTTACACTTCCAAGTGATCAAAAGTCAAAAGCGATTGGTAAGAATGGTATTAACATCCGTTTGACGTCAATGCTGACTGGATTTGAGATTGAATTGGTTGAATCAGGCTCTTCCACAACTTCAAGTGAATCTGCCAATGATGAGCAACCAGAACGCGATCCAAATGCACTTAAAAACCTTTTCGGTGGACTATAA
- the panC gene encoding pantoate--beta-alanine ligase, which yields MKIVKTIEELSQARKELQGSVGFVPTMGALHNGHLSLMQKSIAENEHTIVSVFVNPTQFLEGEDFHKYPQRTQADIKICELAGVAILFMPNPDVMYAPLEPSILAPSSKAYILEGLARPGHFDGVLRVVLKLFNLTKPTRAYFGKKDAQQLYLLQNMVTSFFLDLEIVPCEIVREDDGLALSSRNVYLSAQERKDALLLCESLKVATHAIIAGERDIATIKAEMLHTLLPLHVEYVEILNRDFDTISTIEIGNSIILVCAKVGTTRLIDNLWI from the coding sequence ATGAAAATAGTAAAAACTATTGAAGAATTATCCCAAGCAAGAAAAGAGCTTCAAGGATCCGTCGGCTTCGTGCCAACCATGGGAGCATTGCATAACGGACACCTCTCTTTAATGCAAAAATCAATCGCTGAAAATGAACATACCATTGTCTCTGTTTTTGTCAATCCTACTCAATTTTTAGAAGGGGAAGATTTTCATAAATATCCTCAGCGTACCCAAGCCGATATTAAAATATGCGAACTTGCGGGTGTGGCAATTTTATTTATGCCAAACCCTGATGTTATGTACGCTCCACTTGAACCTAGTATTCTAGCGCCTAGCTCCAAAGCTTACATTTTAGAAGGACTTGCGCGCCCAGGTCATTTTGATGGTGTTTTACGCGTGGTTTTAAAACTTTTCAATCTGACCAAACCAACAAGGGCTTATTTTGGCAAAAAAGATGCGCAACAACTTTATCTTTTGCAAAATATGGTCACCTCTTTCTTTTTGGATTTGGAAATAGTCCCTTGCGAAATTGTAAGGGAAGATGATGGACTAGCCCTCTCCAGTCGCAATGTTTACCTAAGTGCGCAAGAACGTAAAGATGCCCTACTTCTATGTGAATCACTCAAAGTTGCCACACATGCCATCATTGCAGGGGAACGCGATATAGCAACGATTAAAGCTGAAATGTTGCATACCTTGTTACCTTTACATGTAGAATACGTGGAGATTTTAAATCGTGATTTTGATACAATATCTACTATTGAAATAGGCAACTCTATCATTCTCGTCTGCGCCAAAGTTGGCACTACTCGCCTCATTGATAATTTATGGATTTAA
- a CDS encoding YdgA family protein produces MSKTKYLVISAVVVAAIAATPLVISQKVDSAIEANKVLLAQNGLKQDILSKSGYFTSQRTFSLEVADAKKARDFLLAKLIDKNAQYKLFVQSLKDETDGSINAGFDGLKFKGEMTHSNLLPSDVKISLSLDQLPKSLQDELANDKAASDAILPLLARGVLAVDMTFGSDEKLKDVRFKDIKEQIKTEGSTLNIDTEKQLLTLNENGGVVQGVLGVGKQNFGVDSEMFVFKSELKDFVYNFSYKDDLNNKGDIKIGKYTLEVNDEYSNTKFDLGSLKANSSVEDVKKDLQIKADYTLDNIVVNNSSADVTLEKLFAKLFLRGINSDTMKKVQADYNTLLLGATTPDDKVLIDDFVALVNHGVKLDLGIALKGLNSDMMNLKDVSVDTTLEIVQNQYTDKESPLALLGLLDITSKVKVHKDDRATLEAMGLTSAEDFALGKPEGDFFIYEIAMKKGAISVNGKTIQ; encoded by the coding sequence ATGTCAAAAACAAAATATCTGGTTATTTCAGCCGTAGTTGTGGCAGCCATCGCGGCAACGCCTCTTGTCATTTCGCAAAAAGTCGATAGTGCCATCGAGGCAAACAAGGTTTTACTTGCCCAAAATGGTTTGAAACAAGACATTTTAAGCAAAAGCGGTTACTTTACAAGTCAAAGAACTTTTAGTCTTGAAGTAGCTGATGCCAAAAAAGCACGTGACTTTTTACTCGCAAAACTTATCGATAAAAATGCACAATATAAGCTTTTTGTCCAAAGTCTGAAAGATGAAACAGACGGAAGCATTAATGCAGGATTTGATGGTTTAAAATTTAAAGGTGAAATGACGCACTCTAACCTTTTGCCAAGTGACGTAAAAATCTCTTTAAGCCTTGATCAATTACCTAAATCGCTTCAAGATGAGCTTGCTAACGATAAAGCGGCAAGTGATGCCATTTTACCTCTTTTAGCACGTGGTGTACTCGCGGTTGATATGACATTTGGAAGTGATGAAAAACTCAAAGATGTACGCTTTAAAGATATTAAAGAGCAGATTAAAACCGAAGGTTCAACCCTGAACATTGACACTGAAAAGCAACTACTAACGTTAAATGAAAACGGTGGGGTGGTACAAGGTGTGCTAGGCGTTGGTAAGCAAAATTTCGGTGTTGATAGTGAAATGTTTGTGTTTAAAAGTGAGTTAAAAGATTTTGTCTATAACTTTAGCTATAAAGACGATCTGAACAATAAAGGCGACATCAAAATTGGCAAGTATACACTAGAAGTCAATGACGAGTACTCCAATACCAAATTTGATCTAGGTTCTCTTAAAGCTAATAGCAGCGTTGAAGATGTGAAAAAAGATCTTCAAATCAAAGCAGATTATACGCTTGATAACATCGTTGTCAATAATAGCAGTGCAGATGTTACACTTGAAAAACTTTTTGCAAAACTCTTTTTAAGAGGGATCAACTCAGATACAATGAAAAAAGTTCAAGCGGATTACAATACACTGCTTTTAGGAGCAACGACCCCGGATGATAAAGTCTTAATCGACGATTTTGTCGCACTTGTCAATCATGGTGTAAAACTCGACCTTGGCATTGCTCTTAAAGGACTGAATTCAGACATGATGAATCTTAAAGACGTGAGTGTTGATACAACGCTTGAGATTGTACAAAATCAATACACAGACAAAGAGAGTCCTCTCGCACTTCTTGGGCTTTTGGATATTACATCAAAAGTCAAAGTTCACAAAGATGACCGTGCAACGCTTGAAGCTATGGGATTGACTTCTGCGGAAGATTTTGCACTTGGTAAGCCTGAAGGCGATTTTTTCATCTATGAAATTGCTATGAAAAAAGGCGCAATTAGTGTCAATGGTAAAACGATTCAGTAA
- a CDS encoding asparaginase, translating into MEKILILNTGGTFNKRYNPLKGELEVPNDGIALEAILRYCNNTSYELLNIIHKDSLDMDENDRELIVKTIQDSSCHKVLIIHGTDTMDVTATFLALHVKDKIITLTGAMVPFSIDTVEATSNFMLALGDLMCREKNGVNLAMHGAIAGHGSIYKNRQKGIFELC; encoded by the coding sequence ATGGAAAAAATCCTTATCCTCAATACAGGTGGCACATTTAACAAACGCTACAATCCTCTTAAAGGTGAGCTTGAAGTTCCAAATGATGGTATTGCATTAGAGGCAATTTTACGTTATTGTAACAACACTTCGTATGAGCTTTTAAACATTATTCACAAAGACAGTCTTGATATGGACGAAAATGATCGAGAACTTATCGTAAAAACCATTCAAGACTCTTCGTGCCACAAAGTTTTGATTATTCATGGCACCGATACCATGGACGTTACCGCTACTTTTTTAGCTTTACATGTAAAAGACAAAATCATCACGCTAACAGGTGCCATGGTTCCTTTTAGCATCGACACCGTTGAGGCAACCAGCAATTTTATGCTGGCACTTGGTGATTTGATGTGTCGCGAAAAAAATGGAGTCAATCTTGCCATGCACGGCGCAATTGCAGGTCATGGAAGTATTTATAAAAACAGACAAAAAGGGATTTTCGAGCTTTGCTAA
- a CDS encoding lysophospholipid acyltransferase family protein, producing the protein MAKLFSKELKRKLLVWIVPPLVYALIKLLFFTCKKKFYVGNNSSATPCIYALWHGEILMAAAAYTYYTKRRAIDTIVSNHFDGELVARLMQLFGGGTIRGSSSKGGASVLRSALKSLQKGRDIGITPDGPRGPRHSVADGIVVLAQMKKVPIVTINCNPTSFWKMKSWDQFCIPKPFCTLEFYFGDAFYVDDLTLEAAKALIQKRLLEHAV; encoded by the coding sequence ATGGCGAAATTGTTCTCTAAAGAGCTTAAACGTAAGCTTTTGGTGTGGATTGTTCCACCCCTTGTTTACGCTCTCATCAAACTTTTATTCTTTACATGTAAAAAGAAATTTTACGTTGGAAATAACAGTTCTGCAACACCGTGTATTTACGCTCTTTGGCATGGCGAAATATTAATGGCTGCTGCTGCTTACACCTATTATACCAAGCGAAGAGCTATTGATACCATCGTGAGTAATCATTTTGATGGAGAGCTCGTCGCGCGGCTGATGCAACTTTTTGGAGGTGGTACGATTCGTGGAAGCTCGTCCAAAGGTGGGGCTTCTGTTTTAAGAAGTGCTTTAAAATCACTGCAAAAAGGTCGTGATATTGGTATTACGCCCGATGGTCCTAGAGGACCGAGGCATAGCGTTGCCGATGGTATTGTCGTACTTGCACAGATGAAAAAAGTACCTATTGTTACCATAAACTGTAATCCAACGTCTTTTTGGAAGATGAAGAGTTGGGATCAATTTTGTATTCCCAAACCCTTTTGTACATTAGAGTTTTATTTTGGCGATGCGTTTTATGTGGATGATTTAACACTCGAAGCGGCAAAAGCATTGATCCAAAAGCGTCTTCTAGAGCATGCAGTCTAG
- the prfB gene encoding peptide chain release factor 2 — protein MDSYEYTELLKKLTTKVDNIAQIIKPEDLTSRLAEIEMIEQNPEFWNDAKKAAEMQKEKTALNSLLTRYTKAKNVVMDAVDLYEMANSENDEATVEELYKDAEHLEEHISNLEIAMMLSGENDNKNAIISIHPGAGGTESQDWASILYRMYLRWAERSGFKVEVLDYQEGEEAGLKDVSFIISGENAYGYLKVENGIHRLVRISPFDANAKRHTSFSSVMVSPEVDDDIDIVIEDRDLKVDTYRSGGAGGQHVNKTDSAIRITHMPTGIVVQCQNDRSQHKNRASAMKMLKSRLYEFELEKQQAEKDGVEKSEIGWGHQIRSYVLAPYQQVKDNRSNIAYSQVNNILDGDISKMIEDVLIAQKR, from the coding sequence TTGGATAGTTACGAATACACCGAACTTCTCAAAAAATTAACCACCAAAGTGGACAACATCGCACAGATTATCAAGCCAGAAGATCTGACATCAAGGCTTGCAGAGATTGAAATGATCGAACAAAACCCCGAATTTTGGAATGATGCAAAAAAAGCGGCTGAGATGCAAAAAGAAAAAACGGCACTCAACTCGTTACTTACACGTTACACCAAAGCAAAAAATGTTGTTATGGATGCCGTAGATTTGTATGAAATGGCAAACAGTGAAAATGATGAAGCCACCGTTGAAGAGCTTTATAAAGATGCTGAACATTTGGAAGAACACATCAGCAACTTAGAGATCGCCATGATGCTCAGTGGCGAGAATGATAACAAAAACGCTATTATTTCCATTCATCCAGGTGCGGGTGGAACAGAGAGTCAAGACTGGGCAAGCATTTTGTACAGAATGTACCTTAGATGGGCTGAACGCTCTGGTTTTAAAGTGGAAGTCTTAGACTACCAAGAGGGTGAAGAAGCTGGGCTTAAAGATGTCAGTTTTATCATCAGTGGTGAAAATGCGTATGGCTATCTCAAAGTCGAAAATGGCATTCATCGCCTTGTTCGCATTAGCCCTTTTGATGCCAATGCCAAACGTCATACCTCTTTTAGTTCGGTGATGGTTTCACCTGAGGTTGATGATGACATAGACATTGTTATAGAAGATCGTGACCTTAAAGTCGATACGTATCGTTCAGGTGGAGCAGGCGGACAGCATGTCAATAAAACCGATAGTGCCATTCGTATCACACACATGCCAACTGGCATTGTCGTGCAGTGTCAAAATGACAGATCACAACATAAGAACAGAGCTTCGGCGATGAAAATGTTGAAATCGCGTCTGTATGAGTTTGAACTTGAAAAACAGCAAGCGGAAAAAGACGGTGTTGAAAAAAGTGAGATCGGCTGGGGACATCAGATACGCAGTTATGTTTTAGCTCCGTACCAGCAAGTCAAAGACAATCGAAGCAACATTGCTTACTCTCAGGTCAATAATATTTTAGACGGTGATATTTCAAAAATGATTGAAGATGTGCTTATCGCACAAAAACGTTAA
- a CDS encoding EI24 domain-containing protein produces MNTISKTNIFALALGDTFSPRVLLVSLLSFILTIIVFIGAIWLLFGGVSALSAWIAQSLQSFEGSIEQSWFLSMVSLIFITKTVVAILFFFTSAMVVYYLFLMVYSVIVGLFAGYFIKEIGSLYYPTVAFRGMGLISYVWIVLKTLLWTTLMFLLLSPLVFIPVFNFALLLPVFYLFHKLLVLDVSSMVNSSEEYKALKRMYAGQMRGISLVCFALTIIPFLGVIIYPYYVIVMSHYIFRKTEELRAS; encoded by the coding sequence ATGAATACAATTTCAAAAACTAACATCTTTGCTCTTGCTCTTGGAGATACCTTTTCTCCAAGAGTGTTGCTTGTCTCCTTGCTCTCTTTTATCTTAACCATCATCGTATTTATTGGGGCTATTTGGCTTCTCTTTGGAGGTGTAAGCGCACTTTCTGCTTGGATCGCACAGAGTTTGCAGAGTTTTGAAGGAAGCATAGAGCAGAGTTGGTTTTTGAGCATGGTCTCACTTATTTTTATCACTAAAACGGTTGTAGCGATTCTTTTCTTTTTTACTTCTGCTATGGTTGTTTACTACCTTTTCTTGATGGTTTATTCGGTCATCGTAGGGCTTTTTGCAGGTTATTTCATTAAAGAGATTGGTTCACTCTATTATCCAACGGTTGCATTTCGTGGTATGGGACTTATAAGCTATGTATGGATAGTCCTTAAAACGCTCCTATGGACGACTCTAATGTTTTTGCTACTGTCACCTTTGGTTTTTATACCCGTATTTAATTTTGCTTTACTGCTGCCTGTGTTTTACCTGTTTCATAAGCTTTTGGTTTTAGATGTTTCTTCAATGGTGAATTCAAGTGAAGAGTATAAGGCGTTAAAGCGGATGTATGCTGGGCAGATGAGAGGCATTTCATTGGTCTGTTTTGCGCTTACCATCATTCCCTTTTTAGGGGTTATTATTTATCCTTATTATGTGATTGTTATGAGTCACTATATCTTTCGTAAGACTGAGGAGTTACGAGCTTCTTAG